One part of the Rattus rattus isolate New Zealand chromosome 14, Rrattus_CSIRO_v1, whole genome shotgun sequence genome encodes these proteins:
- the Foxq1 gene encoding forkhead box protein Q1: MKLEVFAPRAAHGDKMGSDLEGAGSSDVPSPLSAAGDDSLGSDGDCAANSPAAGRGAGDLEGGGGERNSSGGASAQDGPEVTDGSRTQASPVGPCAGSVGGGEGARSKPYTRRPKPPYSYIALIAMAIRDSAGGRLTLAEINEYLMGKFPFFRGSYTGWRNSVRHNLSLNDCFVKVLRDPSRPWGKDNYWMLNPNSEYTFADGVFRRRRKRLSHRTTVSASGLRPEEAPPGPAGTPQPAHTARSSPIARSPARQEEGSSPASKFSSSFAIDSILSKPFRSRRDGDPALGVQLPWSAAPCPPLRAYPALLPASSGGALLPLCAYGAGEPTLLASRGAEVQPAAPLLLAPLSTAAPAKPFRGPETAGAAHLYCPLRLPTALQAAAAWGPGPHLSYPVETLLA; encoded by the coding sequence GCCATCTCCGCTGTCCGCGGCTGGCGACGACTCCTTAGGCTCTGACGGGGACTGTGCAGCCAACAGCCCGGCGGCGGGCAGAGGCGCCGGGGATCTGGAAGGCGGCGGCGGCGAGAGGAATTCGAGTGGCGGGGCGAGCGCCCAAGACGGCCCCGAGGTAACCGATGGCAGCAGAACGCAGGCCTCCCCGGTGGGGCCGTGCGCGGGCAGCGTGGGCGGCGGCGAGGGCGCGCGCAGCAAGCCGTACACGCGGCGGCCCAAGCCCCCCTACTCCTACATCGCACTCATCGCCATGGCCATCCGCGACTCCGCGGGCGGACGCCTGACGCTGGCCGAGATCAACGAGTACCTCATGGGCAAATTCCCCTTTTTCCGGGGCAGCTACACGGGCTGGCGCAACTCGGTGCGCCACAACCTCTCGCTCAACGACTGTTTTGTCAAGGTGCTGCGCGACCCCTCGCGGCCCTGGGGCAAGGACAATTACTGGATGCTCAACCCCAACAGCGAATACACCTTCGCCGACGGGGTCTTCCGCCGCCGCCGCAAGCGCCTCAGCCACCGGACCACAGTCTCCGCGTCGGGGCTACGGCCGGAGGAAGCCCCACCCGGACCTGCGGGGACCCCGCAGCCTGCGCACACCGCCCGCTCCTCCCCAATCGCGCGCTCGCCCGCTCGCCAGGAGGAAGGCTCCAGCCCGGCGAGCAAGTTCTCCAGCTCCTTCGCCATCGACAGCATCCTCAGCAAGCCGTTTCGCAGCCGCCGCGACGGCGACCCAGCTCTGGGGGTGCAGCTACCCTGGAGCGCTGCTCCCTGCCCGCCGCTGCGCGCCTATCCCGCGCTCCTTCCCGCGTCGTCCGGCGGTGCCCTGCTGCCGCTCTGTGCTTACGGCGCGGGCGAGCCCACGCTGCTGGCGTCACGCGGGGCCGAGGTGCAGCCCGCGGCGCCCCTGTTGCTGGCGCCCCTCTCCACCGCGGCCCCAGCCAAGCCATTTCGAGGTCCGGAGACCGCCGGCGCGGCGCACCTGTACTGCCCCCTACGGCTGCCCACGGCCCTGCAGGCGGCCGCGGCCTGGGGTCCGGGTCCGCACCTGTCCTACCCGGTGGAGACGCTGCTTGCTTGA